A window from Penicillium oxalicum strain HP7-1 chromosome VIII, whole genome shotgun sequence encodes these proteins:
- a CDS encoding Pre-mRNA-splicing factor prp1 → MASGRKDFLSQQAPENYVAGLGRGATGFTTRSDLGPAREGPTPEQIQAALTKRAALLGAAAPTAYGEKSREKGGKEEKEEEDDERFQDPDNEVGLFAYGQFDQEDDEADRIYQEVDEKMDRRRKARREAREKQEREEYERKNPKIQQQFADLKRSLAAVSEEDWANLPEVGDLTGKNRRAKQNLRQRFYAVPDSVIASARDSAQFDTTIAEDGAPDGGESADGTMTNFADIGAARDKVLKVRLDQAAQGSSATVASSGSATSIDPKGYLTSLTQTEMKAGEVEVGDIKRVRPLLESVTKTNPKHAPGWIALSRLEELAGRIVAARNAAAKGCELCPKSEDLWLENIRLNEGHNAKVIAANAIKNNDHSTRLWIEAMKLETDTRAKKNVLRQAILHIPQSVQIWKEAVNLEDDPADARLLLAKAVEMIPLSVELWLALARLETPENAQKVLNAARKAVPTSHEIWIAAARLQEQMGTFEKVNVMKRAVQSLAKENAMLKREEWIAEAERCEEEGAILTCGAIIRETLGWGLDEDDDRKDIWMDDAKSSIARGKYETARAIYAYALRVFVNRRSIWLAAADLERNHGDKEALWQVLEKAVEACPQSEELWLHLAKEKWQSGEIDDARRVLGRAFNQNPNNEDIWLAAVKLEADAKQTDQARELLSTARREAGTDRVWIKSVAFERQLGNVDEALDLVNQGLQQYPKADKLWMMKGQIYESQNKFPQAREAYGTGTRACPKSVPLWLLASRLEEKAGAVVRARSVLDRARLAVPKSPELWTESVRVERRANNIAQAKVLMARALQDVPASGLLWSESIWHLEPRASRKARSLEAIKKVENDPILFITVARIFWGERRLEKAMTWFEKAIVADSDYGDGWAWYYKFLLQHGTEEKRADVISKCVITEPKHGEIWQSIAKDPRNASKSTEEILKLVAEAVN, encoded by the exons ATGGCGTCTGGACGCAAAGATTTTCTCAGCCAGCAGGCACCTGAGAATTATGTGGCCGGTCTGGGTCGTGGTGCGACGGGTTTCACTACACGATCCGATCTAGGACCCGCGCGCGAAGGTCCCACGCCGGAACAGATTCAAGCGGCGCTCACAAAACGAGCTGCGCTTCTCGGCGCTGCAGCTCCTACAGCATACGGCGAAAAGTCCCGCGAAAAAGGtggcaaagaggaaaaggaagaggaggatgatgagcgGTTTCAAGACCCCGATAATGAGGTCGGTCTGTTTGCGTACGGCCAATTCGACcaggaagacgatgaggCCGATCGCATCTACCAGGAGGTTGATGAAAAGATGGATCGTCGTCGCAAAGCTCGCAG GGAAGCTCGCGAGAAACAAGAACGTGAAGAATACGAGCGGAAGAATCCGAAGATCCAGCAACAATTTGCCGATCTGAAGAGATCACTTGCAGCCGTCTCAGAAGAGGACTGGGCCAACCTCCCAGAAGTTGGTGATCTCACAGGCAAGAACCGACGTGCCAAGCAAAACCTCCGTCAGCGATTCTACGCCGTTCCCGATAGTGTCATTGCAAGCGCCCGAGATTCCGCTCAATTCGACACAACGATCGCCGAAGATGGAGCTCCTGATGGAGGGGAAAGTGCCGACGGAACGATGACGAACTTTGCAGACATTGGTGCCGCTCGTGATAAGGTCCTCAAGGTGCGATTGGATCAGGCTGCGCAGGGCTCTTCAGCCACCGTGGCTTCATCAGGCAGTGCGACTAGCATCGATCCCAAGGGCTACCTCACTAGTTTGACGCAGACGGAGATGAAAGCTGGCGAGGTCGAAGTCGGGGACATCAAGCGAGTGCGGCCTCTGCTCGAATCAGTTACTAAAACCAACCCCAAGCATGCGCCTGGATGGATCGCTCTTTCACGTTTGGAGGAGCTTGCTGGCCGGATTGTTGCGGCCCGGAACGCTGCAGCCAAGGGCTGTGAGCTTTGCCCGAAGAGCGAGGACTTGTGGCTGGAGAACATTCGACTCAACGAAGGGCACAATGCGAAGGTCATTGCAGCGAACGCGATCAAGAACAATGACCACTCCACCCGGCTGTGGATCGAGGCTATGAAGTTGGAGACCGATACTCGCGCGAAGAAGAATGTGTTGCGACAGGCTATCTTGCATATCCCACAATCAGTGCAGATCTGGAAAGAAGCTGTCAATCTGGAAGACGATCCCGCCGATGCTCGTCTACTGCTGGCTAAAGCAGTCGAAATGATTCCCCTCTCTGTGGAGCTGTGGCTCGCTCTGGCACGCCTGGAGACGCCGGAGAATGCCCAGAAGGTTCTTAACGCAGCGCGGAAAGCAGTGCCCACCAGTCATGAAATTTGGATTGCCGCTGCTCGCTTGCAGGAGCAGATGGGCACTTTTGAGAAGGTCAATGTTATGAAACGTGCGGTGCAGTCTCTTGCCAAGGAAAATGCTATGCTGAAGCGAGAGGAGTGGATCGCGGAAGCGGAGCGTTGCGAGGAAGAGGGTGCCATTCTCACATGTGGTGCCATCATTCGTGAGACGCTGGGGTGGGGtttggacgaggacgacgatcGAAAAGATATTTGGATGGATGACGCCAAATCCAGTATTGCTCGAGGCAAGTACGAAACAGCTCGGGCCATTTACGCATATGCACTACGGGTCTTTGTGAATCGTAGATCGATCTGGCTCGCAGCCGCGGACCTTGAGCGCAATCATGGTGATAAGGAGGCACTGTGGCAGGTCCTCGAGAAAGCCGTGGAAGCTTGCCCGCAGAGTGAAGAGCTTTGGCTGCACCTTGCAAAGGAGAAGTGGCAGTCAGGCGAGATTGACGATGCCCGACGAGTCCTGGGTCGTGCTTTCAACCAGAATCCCAACAACGAAGACATCTGGCTTGCTGCCGTTAAGTTGGAAGCCGATGCGAAGCAGACCGATCAAGCACGCGAGCTTCTCTCGACCGCTCGCCGAGAGGCTGGTACCGATCGTGTCTGGATCAAAAGTGTCGCTTTTGAGCGGCAGTTGGGCAATGTGGATGAGGCCTTGGACCTGGTCAACCAGGGATTACAACAGTACCCCAAGGCGGACAAGCTCTGGATGATGAAGGGCCAAATCTACGAATCTCAAAACAAGTTCCCACAAGCCCGTGAGGCCTACGGCACTGGTACACGAGCTTGTCCTAAATCAGTGCCCCTGTGGCTTCTCGCATCGCGCCTGGAAGAAAAAGCTGGTGCGGTGGTGCGAGCCCGATCTGTTCTCGACCGAGCTCGTCTTGCTGTTCCTAAAAGCCCCGAGCTCTGGACCGAAAGTGTCCGTGTCGAGCGACGCGCCAACAATATTGCTCAGGCAAAGGTCCTCATGGCACGAGCATTGCAAGACGTTCCTGCTTCAGGTCTTCTCTGGAGCGAGAGTATCTGGCATCTTGAGCCACGGGCCTCTCGCAAGGCACGCAGCTTGGAGGCCATCAAGAAAGTTGAGAATGACCCAATTCTCTTTATCACTGTCGCACGTATCTTCTGGGGCGAGCGCCGGCTAGAGAAAGCCATGACATGGTTTGAGAAAGCCATTGTCGCAGACAGCGACTACGGCGATGGATGGGCATGGTACTACAAGTTCTTGCTGCAGCATGGCACAGAG GAGAAACGAGCAGATGTGATTTCCAAATGCGTCATCACTGAGCCTAAGCATGGCGAGATATGGCAGTCTATCGCAAAAGACCCGCGGAATGCATCCAAGTCAACCGAGGAAATCTTGAAGCTTGTTGCTGAAGCGGTCAACTAA
- a CDS encoding GTPase-activating protein gyp1 translates to MANKKGQQEMVQVGNSERTESPFWAGRSVSLNQGSSRVYGPTPVVGASYSHADIVQSALSHQRTKTPPQAGSHMANRSASMVASPPRHAYPGLQGKGSNEWGRNPADQEEDDDDDDDDEIVYDDDEDEFGLPSLASMRRKKALSSKNKNLDSGYSARGSPSALGFGLAAMNRQRANSSDIAEERGTPMYPTARKTEGKILRPQYKDILRDPANALNLINHSPPPTNASPKEREIHSSRITRINKFKRILQASTVSLTELRDLAWSGVPEEVRPMTWQLLLGYLPTNSERRISTLERKRKEYLDGVRQAFERGSGTVANPPASTTGRGRGLDEAIWHQISIDVPRTSPHIPLYGYEATQRSLERILYVWAIRHPASGYVQGINDLVTPFWQVFLGVYITDLNVESGMDPGQLPRSVLDAVEADTFWCLTKLLDGIQDNYIYAQPGIHRQVRALRDLTKRIDSALANHLEQEGVEFMQFSFRWMNCLLMREMSIRNTIRMWDTYMAEEQGFSRFHLYVCAAFLVKWTDQLVKMDFQEVMMFLQALPTKDWTEKDIELLLSEAFIWQSLFQDSRAHLRPTGNEPPENGIFY, encoded by the exons ATGGCAAATAAAAAGGGCCAACAA GAGATGGTGCAGGTCG GTAATTCCGA GCGTACCGAATCTCCCTTTTGGGCTGGTCGTAGTGTATCGTTGAACCAGGGCTCGTCGAGAGTGTATGGCCCAACCCCTGTTGTCGGCGCATCGTATTCCCATGCCGACATTGTTCA AAGCGCTTTGTCGCACCAACGAACCAAGACACCCCCCCAAGCCGGGTCGCATATGGCGAATCGATCGGCAAGCATGGTCGCATCACCGCCTCGACACGCATATCCTGGACTCCAAGGGAAAGGATCAAACGAGTGGGGCCGCAATCCAGCCGAccaagaggaggatgatgatgacgatgacgacgatgaaatTGTTtatgatgacgatgaggacgagtTTGGCCTGCCTAGTCTCGCCAgcatgaggaggaagaaagctCTATCTtcgaaaaacaaaaatttGGATTCTGGATACTCGGCAAGAGGGAGCCCTTCAGCCTTGGGATTCGGACTGGCCGCCATGAACAGACAGCGTGCTAATAGCTCCGATATTGCCGAAGAACGTGGGACCCCAATGTACCCAACCGCACGGAAAACTGAAGGCAAGATCCTCCGTCCACAGTACAAGGATATTCTTCGTG ACCCGGCAAATGCGCTTAATTTAATCAACCATTCACCTCCACCCACCAATGCCTCAccgaaagagagggaaatcCATTCCAGTCGAATTACACGCATCAACAAGTTCAAGCGCATTCTCCAAGCGAGCACTGTATCACTCACCGAGCTCCGCGACCTGGCATGGTCTGGTGTTCCCGAAGAGGTCCGTCCGATGACCTGGCAGCTACTGCTTGGATACCTTCCCACGAATAGCGAGCGCCGCATCTCGACGCTTGAGCGAAAGCGCAAAGAGTATCTTGATGGAGTGCGCCAGGCATTTGAGCGAGGCAGCGGAACTGTTGCAAATCCGCCGGCTTCGACCACGGGACGTGGACGGGGATTGGATGAAGCAATCTGGCACCAGATCAGTATCGACGTTCCACGCACTAGCCCACATATACCACTGTACGGATACGAGGCCACACAGCGATCCCTCGAACGAATACTCTACGTGTGGGCGATTCGCCACCCCGCGAGTGGCTACGTTCAAGGCATCAATGACTTGGTGACTCCGTTCTGGCAGGTGTTCCTGGGGGTGTACATCACCGATCTCAATGTCGAATCAGGCATGGACCCAGGGCAATTACCCCGGAGTGTGTTAGATGCTGTCGAGGCCGATACCTTTTGGTGCCTCACGAAATTACTAGATGGCATCCAAGACAACTACATCTACGCTCAACCTGGCATTCATCGCCAGGTCAGAGCTTTGCGTGATCTCACAAAGCGCATTGACTCTGCTCTGGCCAACCACCTCGAGCAGGAAGGTGTGGAATTTATGCAATTCAGTTTCCGTTGGATGAATTGCTTGCTCATGCGGGAAATGAGCATCCGAAACACAATACGAATGTGGGACACTTATATG GCCGAGGAGCAGGGCTTCTCCCGATTTCACCTCTATGTCTGCGCAGCTTTTCTGGTCAAATGGACAGACCAGCTCGTCAAGATGGATTTCCAG GAGGTGATGATGTTTCTCCAAGCGCTGCCCACAAAGGATTGGACCGAGAAAGATATCGAGCTTCTACTGAGCGAAGCATTCATCTGGCAGAGCTTGTTCCAGGACTCACGCGCTCATCTTCGGCCCACAGGAAACGAGCCTCCTGAAAATGGTATCTTTTATTGA
- a CDS encoding Dimethyladenosine transferase, protein MPKVQKGKRNNAHADAAAKTKAAHSIFKMNTDIGQHVLKNPGIAEQIVIKADLKQSDIVLEIGPGTGNLTAKILEKAKKVIAVELDPRMAAEVTKRFQGTPLQKRLEVILGDVMKTELPYFDVCISNTPYQISSPLTFKLLATTPAPRTCVLMFQREFALRLFAKPGDKLYSRLSVNAQMWAKIDHIMKVGKNNFKPPPLVESSVIRMVPKVPRPQINYEEWDGLLRIAFVRKNKTLRASFIGTPSIMNMLEQNYRTWCAQNDIPVEDGPVEDAEGDVMDMGGEQDPEGDEDVPDEVMEMDDDDVPDFFKEEANARIQQALSKPQRKKRGKVSELVREKVRQVLEDETGLAEKRARMCDENEFLKLLWAFNQKGIHFN, encoded by the exons ATGCCCAAAGTTCAGAAGGGAAAGCGCAATAATGCGCACGCGGATGCCGCCGCCAAGACAAAGGCTGCGCACAGCATCTTCAAGATGAATACAGATATCGGCCAGCACGTGTTGAAGAACCCCGGTATTGCTGAGCA AATTGTGATTAAAGCCGACCTCAAGCAAAGCGAC ATTGTCCTCGAAATTGGCCCTGGTACCGGTAATTTGACTGCCAAAATTTTagaaaaggccaagaaggtcaTCGCGGTGGAACTGGATCCTCGAATGGCCGCAGAAGTTACAAAGCGTTTCCAAGGAACTCCCCTGCAGAAGCGCTTGGAAGTCATCCTCGGCGATGTGATGAAGACAGAGCTGCCATACTTTGATGTCTGCATCAGTAACACGCCTTACCAG ATCTCTTCACCTCTTACTTTCAAATTACTCGCCACCACACCTGCTCCCCGGACGTGTGTCCTCAT GTTTCAGCGTGAATTTGCTCTGCGTCTATTCGCCAAACCCGGCGACAAGCTCTACAGTCGACTGTCTGTCAATGCGCAGATGTGGGCCAAGATTGATCACATCATGAAGGTCGGAAAAAACAATTTCAAGCCTCCACCCTTGGTTGAGTCCAGCGTGATTCGCATGGTGCCCAAGGTTCCCCGGCCACAAATCAATTACGAGGAATGGGACGGCCTGCTGCGCATCGCATTTGTGCGAAAGAACAAGACACTTCGGGCCAGCTTTATTGGTACACCCAGCATTATGAACATGCTCGAGCAAAACTACCGCACCTGGTGTGCTCAAAACGACATTCCCGTGGAGGATGGCCCCGTGGAAGATGCAGAGGGTGATGTTATGGACATGGGCGGGGAGCAGGACCCAGaaggcgacgaggatgtcCCTGATGAGGTCATGGAaatggacgatgatgacgtTCCCGATTTCTTCAAGGAGGAAGCCAACGCACGCATTCAACAGGCGCTCAGCAAGCCTCAGCGTAAGAAGCGCGGAAAGGTCTCGGAGCTGGTTCGTGAGAAGGTGCGGCAGGTTCTGGAAGACGAGACCGGCCTGGCCGAGAAGCGCGCAAGGATGTGCGATGAGAATGAGTTCTTGAAGTTGCTGTGGGCGTTCAACCAGAAGGGTATCCACTTCAACTGA
- a CDS encoding putative WD repeat-containing protein translates to MAITNESIWAASPSTTRGAPTQLSSDAKGERLAYASNKSIFIRSIDNPAIGRQYTEHKAQTTVARFSPSGFYVASGDATGTVRVWDCVGEGITKGDYSIVNGRINDLAWDGDSQRIIAVGDGKQRYGHCITWDSGNTVGEIYGHTQQINSVSIRQQRPLRAAAAGDDKKLVFYHGAPFKFNTGIGDKHTNYIYGVGFSPDGSHLVSVGADRKIWLYDGKTGETKGQIGEGEHKGSIFSVSWSKDSHKFVTASADRTVKIWDVEAGKATQTWTLGEDGANAIRDHQVGVVWPPGRSDGLIISLSLSGDLNYLTEGTAKPRQVIQGHQKSITSLGQSTFDGKETLWTGSFEGRVCSWDVASGSSEEVEGDGHPGYIAGLASTTEGSGRIYSVGWDDTIRSVDVAAKTYTGSASKLSAQPKGVAAAGTSVLVGGAEAVEIFQDGQKTGDYKTQFSVTTVAAHGEIAAIGGENGAVQICKVSGASLSAQTDIQASRNQISMLAFSPDGSILAVGDLRGRVLVYKVADGSLVTDRWTAHTARITSLAWNPAGTHLVSGSLDTNIFVWSLAKPGDWLEVKNAHKEGVNGVAWIDGGSKIASAGADAAVKVWKVEGLQ, encoded by the exons ATGGCGATCACAAACG AATCGATCTGGGCGGCCAGCCCCTCCACAACCCGGGGTGCTCCCACCCAGCTCTCCTCTGACGCCAAGGGCGAGCGACTTGCGTATGCG TCCAATAAATCGATTTTCATCCGGTCGATCGACAACCCCGCAATTGGGCGACAGTACACCGAGCACAAGGCCCAAACCACAGTAGCGCGCTTCTCCCCTTCGGGGTTTTACGTGGCCAGTGGTGATGCAACGGGTACAGTAAGGGTTTGGGATTGCGTCGGCGAGGGTATCACCAAGGGCGACTATAGCATTGTTAACGGCCGCATCAACGATTTGGCCTGGGATGGGGACTCTCAGCGCATCATCGCCGTGGGTGACGGAAAGCAACGGTATGGACATTGCATCACTTGGGACAGCGGAAATACAGTCGGTGAGATCTACGGTCACACGCAACAGATCAACTCCGTTTCGATCAGGCAGCAGAGACCTCTCCGGGCCGCGGCCGCCGGTGATGATAAGAAGCTGGTCTTCTACCACGGCGCCCCTTTCAAGTTCAACACGGGTATCGGTGACAAGCACACCAACTACATCTACGGGGTTGGCTTCAGCCCAGATGGATCACACTTGGTCAGTGTTGGCGCAGACCGAAAAATCTGGCTGTATGACGGCAAGACGGGCGAGACCAAGGGACAGATCGGTGAAGGGGAGCACAAGGGAAGCATCTTCAGTGTGTCGTGGTCCAAGGACTCGCACAAATTTGTGACCGCCAGTGCCGACCGGACCgtgaagatctgggatgtCGAAGCGGGCAAGGCTACGCAGACCTGGACTCTCGGTGAGGATGGCGCCAATGCGATCCGTGATCACCAGGTCGGTGTCGTTTGGCCCCCGGGTCGAAGCGACGGCCTGATCATCAGTCTGTCCCTGAGCGGCGATCTAAACTATCTCACCGAGGGCACGGCCAAGCCCCGCCAGGTCATTCAGGGCCACCAGAAGAGCATCACCTCGCTCGGTCAGTCTACCTTtgatggcaaagagaccTTGTGGACGGGCAGCTTCGAGGGTCGCGTGTGCAGCTGGGATGTCGCCTCGGGCTCCTCGGAGGAAGTTGAGGGTGATGGACACCCGGGGTACATTGCCGGTCTGGCGTCGACAACCGAGGGCTCTGGCCGGATCTACAGTGTTGGTTGGGATGACACCATCCGGTCCGTCGATGTGGCTGCCAAGACATATACCGGTAGCGCATCGAAGCTGAGCGCCCAGCCCAAGGGTGTGGCTGCTGCCGGGACCAGTGTTCTGGTGGGCGGTGCGGAGGCTGTCGAGATCTTCCAAGATGGCCAGAAAACAGGTGACTACAAGACTCAGTTCTCGGTGACCACCGTGGCCGCACACGGAGAAATTGCGGCCATCGGCGGCGAGAACGGAGCCGTGCAGATATGCAAGGTCTCAGGTGCCAGCCTGTCCGCCCAGACCGACATTCAAGCCTCTCGTAATCAGATCTCCATGTTGGCTTTCTCTCCCGATGGATCTATCTTGGCGGTAGGAGATTTGCGTGGTCGTGTTTTGGTCTACAAGGTGGCCGACGGCAGTCTCGTGACAGATCGCTGGACGGCACACACTGCGCGCATTACCTCGCTGGCCTGGAACCCGGCTGGAACCCATCTTGTCAGTGGCTCTCTGGATACCAATATCTTTGTCTGGAGTCTCGCCAAGCCGGGTGACTGGCTGGAGGTCAAGAACGCGCACAAGGAGGGTGTCAATGGAGTCGCGTGGATCGACGGTGGATCCAAGATTGCATCTGCCGGCGCCGATGCTGCTGTGAAGGTGTGGAAGGTAGAAGGTCTGCAATGA
- a CDS encoding putative RNA-binding protein, with product MADSGEIDDDLFADLYDADESTNRATSAVEAPKPTEPVAAPAPVQPSEETAAPSHNTSSTDAYQNQSAPQQDYYSGGHNGVDHAQSQGHQHAASHHADHEEPRSGTGIKEDGKMFIGGLNWETTDQSLRDYFSQFGEVQECTVMRDSATGRSRGFGFLTFRDPKTVNTVMVKEHYLDGKIIDPKRAIPRDEQEKTSKIFVGGVSQEATEQDFKQFFTQFGRVIDATLMIDKDTGRPRGFGFVTFDSEAAVENALSRPLEILGKQIEVKKAQPRGNLRDENRGGRGGRDNFRDMNQGGDTSSGQQQGGPQQGMAGGMTPQMMAQYWQRMQQYFAMMQQQMAMGGGQMNMGAMNPAMMQQMQQMQMKQMAAQMGGGPQQQQGQQQPGPQQQQQPGGMSPNPASPGPQQSMPNMMNAAMMQQMQGQPQGQMPSGAGAHDGSGYNRQQQQQQQQQQQPGGPGYNAQEQIAFEQQKYEQQQARRAMDPSRGYAPYQQGGPTSWEGMYDEVPQPNIPTGPQGMARGGSMGRGASATPQPQSAAPANAPTGPRNAGKPGANYRGGGRGGHRGFHPYSR from the exons ATGGCAGACTCCGGAGAAATTGACGATGATCTCTTCGCGGATCT TTACGATGCTGATGAGTCTACAAACCGGGCGACTTCGGCGGTAGAGGCTCCCAAGCCCACAGAGCCCGTTGCAGCTCCGGCCCCTGTGCAGCCGAGTGAAGAGACTGCCGCTCCAAGCCACAACACTTCGTCTACGGACGCGTACCAGAACCAGTCTGCGCCCCAGCAAGATTACTACTCCGGGGGTCACAATGGAGTGGATCATGCTCAATCTCAGGGTCACCAGCATGCTGCGTCGCATCATGCTGATCACGAAGAACCCAGATCCGGGACAGGTATCAAAGAAGATGG GAAAATGTTCATTGGTGGCTTGAATTGGGAGACTACAGATC AATCTCTTCGGGATTACTTCTCCCAGTTCGGTGAGGTCCAAGAATGCACCGTCATGCGTGACAGTGCTACTGGTCGCTCGCGTGGTTTCGGTTTCCTTACTTTCCGTGATCCCAAGACTGTCAACACTGTCATGGTCAAGGAGCACTATCTTGATGGCAAGATT ATCGACCCCAAGCGCGCTATTCCTCGTGATGAGCAGGAGAAAACTAGCAAGATCTTCGTTGGCGGCGTTAGTCAGGAAGCTACCGAGCAGGACTTTAAGCAATTCTTCACCCAATTTGGCCGTGTCATTGATGCTACCCTCATGATCGACAAGGATACCGGCCGGCCACGTGGATTTGGTTTTGTCACTTTCGACAGCGAAGCCGCAGTTGAAAATGCCCTATCCCGCCCCCTTGAAATCCTGGGCAAGCAGATTGAAGTTAAGAAGGCTCAGCCACGGGGCAACCTCCGAGACGAGAACCGCGGCGGCCGAGGCGGTCGTGATAACTTCCGTGACATGAACCAGGGCGGCGACACCTCGAGCGGCCAGCAGCAAGGCGGACCTCAGCAGGGCATGGCTGGTGGAATGACCCCACAGATGATGGCCCAGTATTGGCAGCGCATGCAGCAATACTTTGCGATgatgcagcagcagatgGCGATGGGTGGGGGCCAGATGAACATGGGAGCCATGAACCCCGCGATGATGCAGCAAATGCAACAGATGCAGATGAAGCAGATGGCCGCACAAATGGGCGGTGGTCCCCAACAGCAGCAGGGCCAGCAGCAGCCGGGGCcacaacagcaacagcaacccGGTGGAATGAGTCCCAACCCAGCATCTCCCGGACCGCAGCAAAGCATGCCCAACATGATGAATGCAGCCATGATGCAACAGATGCAGGGCCAGCCTCAGGGCCAAATGCCCTCCGGTGCCGGTGCACATGACGGCTCTGGCTACAAccgccagcagcagcagcagcagcaacagcaacagcagcctGGTGGACCTGGTTACAATGCTCAGGAGCAAATTGCCTTTGAGCAGCAAAAGTATGAGCAACAGCAGGCTCGTCGGGCCATGGATCCCAGCCGTGGTTATGCTCCGTATCAGCAAGGTGGCCCAACTTCGTGGGAGGGCATGTATGATGAGGTGCCTCAGCCGAACATTCCTACCGGACCTCAAGGTATGGCTCGTGGGGGTAGTATGGGTCGTG GCGCAAGTGCAACTCCTCAACCTCAAAGTGCTGCCCCGGCCAACGCTCCTACCGGCCCTCGCAATGCCGGTAAGCCAGGTGCAAACTACCGTGGCGGTGGTCGTGGCGGACACCGTGGATTCCATCCTTATTCTCGATAA